A genomic window from Xyrauchen texanus isolate HMW12.3.18 chromosome 15, RBS_HiC_50CHRs, whole genome shotgun sequence includes:
- the LOC127655708 gene encoding protein argonaute-3-like, translated as MEIGTTGAVGAQSLFSVPRRPGYGTMGKPIKLLANCFQVEIPKMDVYLYEVDIKPEKCPRRVNREVVDSMVQHFKVTIFGDRRPVYDGKRSLYTANPLPVAPTGVDLDVTLPGEGGKDRPFKVSIKFVSLVSWHLLHEVLTGRSMPEPLELDKPISTNPVHAVDVVLRHLPSMKYTPVGRSFFSAPEGYDHPLGGGREVWFGFHQSVRPAMWKMMLNIDVSATAFYKAQPVIQFMCEVLDIHNIDEQPRPLTDSHRVKFTKEIKGLKVEVTHCGTMRRKYRVCNVTRRPASHQTFPLQLENGQTVERTVAQYFREKYNLQLKYPHLPCLQVGQEQKHTYLPLEVCNIVAGQRCIKKLTDNQTSTMIKATARSAPDRQEEISRLVRSANYEADPFVQEFQFKVRDEMAHVTGRVLPAPMLQYGGRNRTVATPSHGVWDMRGKQFHTGVEIKMWAIACFATQRQCREEILKGFTDQLRKISKDAGMPIQGQPCFCKYAQGADSVEPMFRHLKNTYSGLQLIIVILPGKTPVYAEVKRVGDTLLGMATQCVQVKNVVKTSPQTLSNLCLKINVKLGGINNILVPHQRPSVFQQPVIFLGADVTHPPAGDGKKPSIAAVVGSMDAHPSRYCATVRVQRPRQEVIQDLASMVRELLIQFYKSTRYKPTRIIFYRDGVSEGQFRQVLYYELLAIREACISLEKEYQPGITYIVVQKRHHTRLFCADRNERVGRSGNIPAGTTVDTDITHPYEFDFYLCSHAGIQGTSRPSHYHVLWDDNCFTADEFQLLTYQLCHTYVRCTRSVSIPAPAYYAHLVAFRARYHLVDKEHDSAEGSHVSGQSNGRDPQVLAKAVQIHHDTLRTMYFA; from the exons GAGCCGTTGGGGCCCAGTCCCTGTTCTCCGTGCCGCGGAGACCTGGCTATGGCACCATGGGGAAGCCCATCAAGCTGCTGGCCAACTGCTTTCAGGTCGAGATCCCCAAGATGGACGTGTACCTGTATGAGGTCGACATCAAGCCTGAGAAGTGTCCCCGCCGAGTGAATAG GGAGGTTGTGGACTCCATGGTACAGCATTTTAAGGTCACCATCTTTGGGGATCGAAGGCCAGTTTATGATGGAAAGAGAAGTCTCTACACAGCCAACCCATTACCTGTGGCACCCACTGGC GTGGACCTGGATGTTACGCTGCCAGGTGAGGGGGGCAAAGACCGACCCTTTAAGGTCAGCATTAAATTTGTATCCCTGGTGAGCTGGCACCTGTTGCACGAGGTACTAACTGGTCGCAGTATGCCGGAGCCGCTGGAGCTGGACAAGCCAATCAGCACTAACCCAGTTCATGCTGTGGATGTGGTACTACGACACCTACCATCAATGAA ATACACACCCGTGGGGCGTTCATTCTTTTCTGCCCCGGAGGGCTATGACCATCCTCTGGGTGGAGGCAGAGAGGTGTGGTTCGGCTTTCACCAGTCTGTTCGGCCAGCCATGTGGAAGATGATGCTCAACATTGATG TATCAGCCACAGCTTTCTACAAAGCACAGCCAGTGATTCAGTTCATGTGTGAGGTACTGGACATCCACAATATTGACGAGCAGCCTCGACCCCTCACAGACTCCCATCGAGTCAAATTCACCAAAGAAATCAAAG GTCTGAAAGTGGAGGTGACGCACTGTGGAACCATGCGGAGGAAGTACCGTGTCTGCAATGTGACCCGCCGCCCTGCCAGCCACCAAAC GTTCCCCTTGCAGTTGGAGAACGGTCAAACTGTAGAACGAACTGTAGCTCAGTATTTCAGAGAAAAGTACAACCTGCAGCTCAAATACCCCCACCTGCCCTGCCTACAGGTGGGACAGGAGCAGAAGCACACTTACTTGCCCCTGGAG GTGTGTAATATTGTAGCAGGACAGCGGTGCATCAAGAAACTTACAGATAATCAAACATCCACCATGATCAAAGCCACGGCGCGCTCGGCACCAGACAGACAGGAGGAGATCAGCAGACTG GTGCGCAGTGCTAATTATGAAGCAGACCCGTTTGTACAGGAGTTCCAATTTAAGGTGCGAGACGAGATGGCCCACGTGACAGGGCGTGTGTTACCTGCGCCCATGTTGCAGTACGGGGGCAGG AATCGCACTGTGGCCACACCCAGTCATGGCGTCTGGGACATGCGAGGGAAACAATTCCATACTGGAGTGGAGATCAAGATGTGGGCCATCGCCTGCTTCGCCACACAGAGACAGTGCAGAGAAGAGATACTCAA GGGTTTCACAGACCAGCTGCGCAAGATCTCAAAGGACGCTGGGATGCCCATCCAGGGCCAGCCATGTTTCTGTAAGTatgcacagggagcagacagcgTGGAGCCCATGTTCAGACATTTGAAGAACACTTACTCTGGCCTTCAGCTCATCATCGTTATTCTGCCCGGAAAAACACCCGTCTATG CGGAAGTGAAGCGTGTTGGAGACACTCTTCTTGGAATGGCCACTCAGTGTGTGCAGGTGAAAAACGTGGTAAAAACGTCCCCTCAGACGCTCTCTAACCTCTGCCTCAAAATCAACGTCAAACTGGGCGGCATCAATAACATCCTGGTGCCACATCAACG accaTCAGTGTTCCAGCAGCCAGTCATATTTCTGGGTGCAGATGTCACTCATCCACCTGCAGGAGACGGGAAGAAGCCTTCCATAGCAGCG GTGGTGGGGAGTATGGATGCTCATCCGAGCAGGTACTGTGCCACAGTTCGTGTCCAGAGGCCCAGACAGGAAGTAATTCAGGATTTGGCCTCTATGGTGCGAGAATTACTCATCCAGTTCTACAAGTCCACTCGCTACAAACCCACCAGAATCATCTTCTACAGGGACGGCGTGTCAGAGGGACAGTTTAGACAG GTGTTGTACTACGAGTTGCTGGCCATTCGAGAAGCTTGTATCAGTCTTGAGAAGGAGTACCAGCCCGGCATCACGTACATAGTGGTGCAGAAACGCCACCATACACGACTCTTCTGTGCCGATCGCAATGAGAGG GTGGGTCGTAGTGGAAACATTCCTGCTGGTACAACGGTTGACACCGATATCACACACCCCTATGAGTTTGACTTTTACCTCTGCAGTCATGCTGGAATACAG GGCACCAGCCGACCCTCTCACTACCACGTCCTGTGGGATGATAACTGCTTCACTGCTGACGAGTTCCAGCTGCTCACTTACCAGTTGTGCCACACATATGTGCGCTGTACTCGCTCCGTCTCCATCCCTGCACCAGCATACTATGCCCACCTGGTGGCCTTCCGTGCCCGCTACCATTTAGTGGACAAAGAACACGACAG